A window of Castanea sativa cultivar Marrone di Chiusa Pesio chromosome 1, ASM4071231v1 contains these coding sequences:
- the LOC142638388 gene encoding uncharacterized protein LOC142638388, whose translation MSQHSSPFPSCFRPSNNETHKSLPPPPPPPPPTSGNPNLTTCLYHTALGLFSLTWSRSLLGRSLHLNLLPHHHHIFDSPPVSSSDSPSSQYTFHLHIKPLIFWKKHGSKRLNANTQIFWDLTRAKFGSGPEPQSKFYIAVVVDKEITLLVGDSTKEAYAKTKAQRPKSNQVLVLKREHVFANKIYTTRARFGGKTREIQIDCGYNDDTRLSFSVDNKRVLQIKRLKWKFRGNERIEVDGVPVQISWDVYNWLFEKDNDDRHAVFMFRFEGDAVRDKEANSSSGEKNGMALWAQQSWSYGLSGIEWRKMRKSLSSSSTSMWSSAGSSGGSSVMEWASTEESELGGPSGFSLLVYAWKR comes from the coding sequence atgtCTCAGCACTCCTCTCCATTCCCCTCTTGCTTTCGCCCCTCCAATAATGAAACCCACAAATCTCTACCTCCGCCGCCTccgccaccaccacccaccTCCGGCAACCCCAACCTCACCACCTGCCTCTACcacactgctcttggccttttcTCTCTAACCTGGTCTCGCTCTCTTCTTGGCCGCTCTCTTCACCTTAATCTCCTCCCCCATCATCACCACATATTCGACTCTCCTCCTGTTTCTTCTTCTGATTCTCCTTCCTCCCAATACACTTTCCACCTCCACATCAAACCACTTATTTTCTGGAAAAAGCATGGATCCAAAAGGCTCAACGCCAATACTCAAATTTTTTGGGACCTTACCAGAGCCAAGTTCGGGTCTGGACCTGAACCCCAATCCAAGTTCTACATAGCCGTAGTTGTTGACAAGGAAATTACCCTTCTCGTTGGTGACTCTACCAAAGAAGCCTATGCCAAAACCAAGGCCCAAAGGCCTAAAAGTAACCAAGTTCTTGTCTTGAAAAGAGAGCATGTCTTTGCCAACAAAATCTACACCACGAGAGCAAGATTTGGAGGCAAAACCAGGGAAATACAAATAGATTGCGGGTACAATGATGACACCAGGCTCAGTTTCAGCGTGGATAACAAAAGGGTCTTGCAGATAAAGCGCCTAAAGTGGAAATTCAGAGGCAATGAGAGAATTGAAGTTGATGGGGTGCCTGTACAGATCTCATGGGACGTGTACAACTGGTTGTTCGAGAAAGACAACGATGATAGACACGCGGTTTTCATGTTCAGGTTTGAAGGAGATGCAGTTAGAGATAAGGAAGCGAATTCTTCTTCGGGTGAGAAAAATGGGATGGCTTTGTGGGCACAACAGAGCTGGAGCTATGGCTTGAGTGGGATTGAATGGAGAAAGATGAGGAAAAGCTTGTCATCGTCTTCAACTTCTATGTGGTCTTCGGCAGGGTCTTCTGGAGGAAGCTCTGTAATGGAATGGGCCAGCACAGAGGAGAGTGAATTGGGTGGCCCATCTGGGTTTTCATTGCTGGTGTATGCTTggaagagatga